Below is a genomic region from Desulfobacter sp..
CCCGCGAATACCGGATCAAAAACATCTGTTCGCTTTCAAGTCCCTTAAAGGCTTCATACCCCCTAAGGGCTCTGGTCAGGCGGTTCCAGTGGACAACACGCATCTTGAGCTGAAGCGGGTTGTTCCTGCCGTCAAACATACAATGAAATAAATTATTCTCTGCCATGGCAAACCGGATATATCCCATGGACTGATCCACCCAGGCATCCCCGGTATAATGCCTGGTTTCATATTCCATGAGCAGATGCCAGGCCTTTACGACCACGGCATCCTTTAATTTTTCCAGGTTGTCGAAATAAGAATATACAGGCATGGTGGAACTGCCGATTTTCTTTGCAACAGCGGTAACGGACAGCCCGTCCCACCCGTTTTCCCGGGCAAGTGCATAGGCGGTTTCAACGATTTTTTCAGCAGTGAACTGCGATTTTCTCGGCATGGGATAATGTCCTGAATTAAATTATATAGATCCTATATATAAAGGGTCTATATAATAAGTCAAGTTATTTTTCAACCTTGAATAAACCCCAAACATCTAAAAATACAATACCTTATATTTGGACCCTCAATTTTTCCCCGGCATTCGGGATGTAACAATCATGTCTTTGGCTGTTGAACCCCAGGCTCAAAAACCTGGTCCTTTAAACCTGGGATTTCCCTGTGGAAGATAGAGAACTTTTTTCCATAAGTTTTTTCCACCAGGATTCATGGTCAAGATACCAGTCAATGGTGGTTTCAATGGCAGACTCAAAACAAAAAGAGGGGGCATACCCAAGCTGGGATTGAATTTTTCCAGGATCAATGGCATACCGCCGGTCATGGCCTGCCCGGTCCTTGACATGGGTGATCAAAGAGGCTGAAGGCTCTCCTTTTGCAGGCGGGGCTTTGGCAAACCGTCTCCCCAGTTCTGAATCCTGATCAAACCGTTGGTCAATGCATTGGCAGATGGTGTTCACAATCTCCACATTGGTCTTTTCGTTATTGCCCCCGATATTATAGGTCTGGCCGATCTTTCCATGGTTGAGGATCAGATCAACCCCGATGTTGTGGTCATCCACATAGAGCCAGTCCCGGATCTGCCTGCCGTCCCCGTATACCGGCAGGGGCTTTTGGTTTAAAATATTGGCAATACAGAGGGGGATCAGTTTTTCAGGAAATTGAAACGGGCCGAAATTATTGGAACAGTTGGAGGTGGTCACTCCAAGCCCGTAAGTCTCGTGATAGGCCCTGACCAGATGATCCGATGCTGCCTTGCTGGCCGCATAGGGCGAGTTGGGCGCATAGGGGGTGGTTTCACAAAAGGGGGATTCGGTCTTGCCCAGGGTGCCGTAAACCTCGTCCGTGGACACATGATGAAACCTGTGGGGCTGTCCCGTTCCCCGGTCCAGCCAGCATGATTTTGCCGCTTTGAGCAGGGAATGGGTGCCCACAATATTGGTCTGGATAAATTCGTCCGGCCCGAGAATAGACCGGTCCACATGGGATTCGGCAGCAAAATGAACCATGGTGTCAATACCATGGTCCTTGATCAGCGTTTCCACCATTGCCTGGTCAAGGATATTGCCGTGGACAAAATAAAATCCAGGGCGGTCTTTTATCTTTTCTAAATTATCCGGATTACCGGCATAGGTCAGGGCATCCAGAACCACCACCCGGTCGTCTGGATATTTTTTCTTCCAATAATACACAAAATTGGTGCCGATGAACCCGGCCCCTCCGGTAACAAGCAGATTGGGCATTCAATACATCCTTTTAATATACTTTTGCTTGCTCATTTAAATGGGCGTCCACGTACCGGGCCAGGATTTCCGCCGTGGCTCTGGGGGGACGGGCCTCAAGATAATGGTCAATAACGGCATGGGCAATTTCATGGGCAAGCATGCCTGAAAAAAGATCATCCACATTCACATAAATGGTATTGTACTCGTATAAATACCAGGCCCTCATGGCCCGGCCCTTTTTATATAAATTTAAATGGGCATTTTGCAAGGCCTGTCTGTCCGGATAAATACGGATGTTCACTTGCATGGGTTTTCTCATGTCTAAAATCAGCTGAACTTTTTCAACTAAACTATCCATTTTTTTGACCAGGTCTGCATATTTCCCCGGATCAGGACGGTCCAGAGCCGCCTTTTTAAACCCTGCAATATGTTTAACAGGTTCGATTTTCCGGTCAAATTTTTCAAGGTCTGAATCCCTTTGAAAATGCAGGATTAAATATCGGGTCTCAAGGGTCTGCCATACAAATTTGGCTGCAGCACCTGATCCTGGCCAGGCCAGAAAACAAAAAGCCACGCCATTTTAATCAAAGTTTAAAATGTTCATCTAATAATTTCCCCATCCGGCTAGATGCCTGACCATCCCCGTCAATATTGTGAATCTCTTTTTTCAAAATCAGAACTTTAAGATGCAGGGCCTTGATCATCTGGTTCAGGGAAACGGCCAGATCCTGGAACTGGTCTTTTTCCCGGATCTGAATCCGGAATTTAAGATCTCCTCAGGCCACCCTTTGAATATCGGCTTCAAACCGGTACATGGGGCCTGCAATCTTGTGGGAGACCAAAAGGGTGACAAGCCCCCCTAAAACTCCGATCAAAACAGTGGTGATCAGGGTGGTATACACCACCGAGGGCAGGATGGCCAAAGAGGTGTTTTCAATGACCAGCCTGGACCCCACATAGGTTGAGGTCAAAGAGTCTTTGGTATTAAACAGGGTCAGCCCGACACTGATGATTCCGCCCAGCAAGAGAATCAAAATA
It encodes:
- a CDS encoding TetR/AcrR family transcriptional regulator, with the protein product MPRKSQFTAEKIVETAYALARENGWDGLSVTAVAKKIGSSTMPVYSYFDNLEKLKDAVVVKAWHLLMEYETRHYTGDAWVDQSMGYIRFAMAENNLFHCMFDGRNNPLQLKMRVVHWNRLTRALRGYEAFKGLESEQMFLIRYSRGMYTHGLATSVISNWGKLLEVDGMVENLVVAMSRSILEGYKLTYDCENENIGFIDKEIKKMFKAGKLEPDHEKE
- the rfbB gene encoding dTDP-glucose 4,6-dehydratase; amino-acid sequence: MPNLLVTGGAGFIGTNFVYYWKKKYPDDRVVVLDALTYAGNPDNLEKIKDRPGFYFVHGNILDQAMVETLIKDHGIDTMVHFAAESHVDRSILGPDEFIQTNIVGTHSLLKAAKSCWLDRGTGQPHRFHHVSTDEVYGTLGKTESPFCETTPYAPNSPYAASKAASDHLVRAYHETYGLGVTTSNCSNNFGPFQFPEKLIPLCIANILNQKPLPVYGDGRQIRDWLYVDDHNIGVDLILNHGKIGQTYNIGGNNEKTNVEIVNTICQCIDQRFDQDSELGRRFAKAPPAKGEPSASLITHVKDRAGHDRRYAIDPGKIQSQLGYAPSFCFESAIETTIDWYLDHESWWKKLMEKSSLSSTGKSQV